GCGGCCAatagaacaaaaaaagcaaaggtcAAACTAAGGATTAATAAGGTAAATTTGTAGATACGGTTTTCTTAGAAGCAAACTGTACTTCATTTGTCTCCAGAAAGCACAACTCTAAATTTGATAGCACAAATTATTACAGGCACTATAAATTGCCTGACCACTTTTTTTCTGGAGGTCTCCTTAATCTCTGTAGTCCTTTAGAAACCTTCCTATATTGTGTATAATGGgcaaatgaaatacaaaaaaaaaaaaaaaatagtgtattcAAAATTGTTTGAAAGCCACACTAGTTTTAACTCTTGAGGATTGGTATGACGAAGGGTGATCAGAGAGTCATTGGACATTTGACGTTGAACTTCGAGAACTGTCCATTAACTCATTTTTGATTGTCTGATTtagtttcttcagttctttgcatattatatattaattcttGTCAGTTGTGTGATGAACAAAGGTTTGTTCCCATTGTTTGCCCAATTTTTCACTCGGTTATTCTTTTACTATAAAGCAACTATTTAAAAACTCCTGGCAATTCTCTGCCAGTACTTGGCATTGTTTCCTCGGTGCTTCTGATCTTTAGTATGCCCTGGCCTCTGCCAGCATCAAAGTATTTTGCTTGATCTTTCCGTCTTCTCAATTTGCAGGTCTTAAGGTGTTCAGTCTATCTAGAATTGATTTTTCCATAAGGTGAGAAATAggattctatttttattcttctaaattTGGGTTCCCAGGTAGCAGCAGTGTGTGGAGTAGGCTGTTCTTGTATTATTGTGAGTGGTATCTTGGATAAAAATGAGGTGCTAGTTACATAGGTTTACAACCAAGTATTCTActgcatttatttacatgtctatATTTGTGCTAGTACTCTAGTGTTTTGCTACTGTCTTTGTGGAATAAGTAAAAATCTGATATGGTGATAGCACCAACATtatctgtctgactgtctgtctatctattcatctatctatctatctggattGCTTTGATTATCCATTGTCCCTTGTGTTTCCATATGtactttgtgtttccatatgtactttgtttccatatatattttactaAGATATTTAGTATTTTGAATTCATTGTATGGAATATGTTAATCACACCTCTTTTTACATTAATTCTGCTAATCTATAACtatggggatttttttccccatcttatactgttgtctttattttcttcggtgttttaaaattctcattGTCACTATGGTTTTATTCCTCCTAAGAGTGGTGCTTGTCAGATTTTTGTAGTATCCTACCACTTAGTTTTATGGGATAGTTTGAGTAGCATTTGATTAATAATTCTTTGAAGATCTCATAGAATTCAGAATGAATGAGAGTCTGTCCTATGCCTACCCTTGcaagttttttttattacagtCTCGGTGTTATCGATTGTTATAGATGTTTAAGTTGTTTATCTGTCAGTTAAATTCGATGAGTCATGTGTATCTAGAAATTAatagattcttttaaaagtttccaaTTCATTGGAATATAAGGTTTTAAGATATTCCTTAGTGATTTTCTAAACTGTTGGTGTCTGTTCTTATTATCACCTGTAGAGAACAtgagtgttctttctcttttgcttaatTTGGCTAAGAGTTTGTTGAACTGGTTTATGTCTTGGCAACAACAATGCTGTTATTTCAAGATTTAGTGCCTAACTTgttttcactctttttttctgagtcccacaccgcaagaaggcgaaagagcgagagccagattcccttcttccaatgtccttatatggtccccagcagaaggtgtagcccagattaaaggtgtgtgccaccacacctttaatcccagataatCTTGGACTCNNNNNNNNNNNNNNNNNNNNNNNNNNNNNNNNNNNNNNNNNNNNNNNNNNNNNNNNNNNNNNNNNNNNNNNNNNNNNNNNNNNNNNNNNNNNNNNNNNNNNNNNNNNNNNNNNNNccaattctggattgtagttcatttcaaatatagtcaagttgacaaccaggaatagccactgcagggtctacaaccctataggtgaaacaacaatatgaactaatcagtacccccagagctcatgtctctagctgcatatatagcagaagatggcctagtcagccatcattgggaagagatgccccttggtcttgtaaactttatatgccccatacagtggaatgccagggccaagaagtgggagtgggtgggcagtggagcagggtggagggagggtataggagacattcgggatagcatttgaaatgtaaatgaaaatatctaataaaataagttacaaaaaaaaaaaatagaagacaatacacgcaaacaggtagaagcccataaagaagaaacacaaaaatcctttaaagaattacaggaaaacacaatcaaacaggtgaaggaattgaacaaaaccatcccagatctaaaaatggaagtagaaacaataaagaaatcacaaggggagacaactctggagatagaaaacctaggaaagagatctggAGTCATagatcaacagaatacaagagatatgagagacaatctcaggtgcagaaaataccatagaaaacattgataaaaacagacaaagaaaatcctaaatgcaaaaagctcctaaaccaaaacatccaggaaatccaggaaacaatgagaagaccaaacctaaggataataggtatagaggagagtaaagattcccaacttaaaaggtcAGTAAATcgtcaacaaaactatagaaaaaaaaactccctaatctaaaagagatgcccatgaacatacaagaagcctacagaactccaaataaattggaccagaaaagaaatgcctcctgtcacataataatcaaatcacCTAATGCactaaatgaagaaagaacattaaaagcagtaaggggaaaaggacaagtaacatataaaggcagacctatcagaattacaccagaattctcaccagagactacgaaagctgggcagatgtcatagagaccctaagagaacacaaatgtcagcctaggttactatacctagcaaaactctcaattaccatagatgaagaaaccaagtaTTCtacgacaaaaccaaatttacacaatatctttccactaatccagccctacaaaagataccagatggaaaacaacaaaaggagtgtatgtatgtatgtgtgtatgtatgtatgtatgtgtatacacatgcacacacacacacacacacacacacacacacacacacacacacacacacacacacacacatgcagcgggcctaggtccatcccagggatggtctttggttggcagttcagtctctatgagccacTATGGAGGTGGAGACACAGTGAGGGTGATAATCTGTAGGCTCCTCAGGCTTGGATAGGGTGGGAAATACAGCTGCTCTTATGGTGCAAAGCATATGGGGACCCTGAGAATTCTGTCTGGGGTAAGAGAGAGCCAGGAACTGAATTTCTAATACAACAGTGTTGCATGGCATCTCAGGTTAACTTCTCCAGCAATAATTGAACAATAGACAGGCAAAAGCTATAATTGTCAGGAGCATACTATTTTGGCAAAAGGTATACAAAAAATTGGTATAGTTCATTAATGCAGTTAGTTGAGAATTTTAATTATCAAAAGAGTACCAGAGTCCATTTTCCTGTCTGAAGGTATCATatccatatatttttatttcagcatATGTTCTGAAGAAGGAACagggtataatttttaaaagatttttgaaaTTACATTATCTAGATTCAGCTCCCACTGCTATTACATGATGGTCAAATACTATTGCAACCCATCAGGTCAATGGGAGGAGTAAAAAACCTAATGTACAAGTAATAACTAGCATGTCAAAGGGATTAACAAATTAGTTACCAAGTATATAATTCTTCATTGTCTACACTGGATGAAGAGTGCAACCTTTGGCATTTCTATGGGAAAAGTATTCTGTGTCTACATACTGAGAACCAGACCTCAAATGATCAGAAAAATCACAGGAATAATTGAATTCATCCCTTTGTTTAGggatattttaaatgtcttagaAGAGCAGATTCATGAGAATAGTATGGtaggaaattttttattttaaatttattaattactattttttgaaaaattcatacatgtatgtaatataccTTGATCATATCTGTccctcacattctctcttttttaaaaaaaaagattttatttatttattatatgtaagtacactgtagctgtcttcagacactccagaagagggcgtcagatcttgttacNNNNNNNNNNNNNNNNNNNNNNNNNNNNNNNNNNNNNNNNNNNNNNNNNNNNNNNNNNNNNNNNNNNNNNNNNNNNNNNNgatggttatgagccaccatgtggttgctgggatttgaactccagaccttcggaagaacagtcgggtgctcttgccatctcaccagccctgtccctCACATTCTCACTGACTCCCTGTGGCTGCTCCATCATATCTCTATACTTCATGCcatactttgtatttatttttaactgagtaCAAACAGTACAAAACATGGCTATGATGTCATCCACTGGGGCTCGGGGATTCTATCAGTAATCACCAtcctaaagaaaaatgactccctTTTCCCATCATCCATCAACTTTCAACAACTTCTCAACCATAGGGATCCCCTTTCCAATCTTTGAGGGAATTTTTAACTGGTTTGATTTTGCACTTGTATAAGTAACAACTGTTTTGAGTTCATGTATATAATAGCCATGCCATGCCCCAAGGACAGCATTGTGCAGCTTCCCCCTACCCATGCCGTCCGATGTTCTTAAGcagtgaaaaacagaacaaaacgaAGCAAAACAAGGGGACTATTTACTTGAATTAGCCAATAAGATGTTATTGGTACAAAATATTAGTATTAAGGCCTCAGTACCATCCAAGTACTACAAGTACATGCAAAATGTTTCTGTTCATAACCATATTAACCCACGAAGGAGCCAGTGTTCTTTAAAAGAATGCAACGAACAGAATTTATACAGCATATTAAGAGGGATTTATTAGATTGATTTGTACAATCAGGGCATGGAAAATACAACAGTGCTATTTACAGACTGGAAAGATTGCTAAACAAGTATACAGAACAAGAGAGGCATGATACAAAAGCAGTCTGAACCTAAGGCTTGGAAGCCTCTTGAAGAGTTGCTAAGATAGGTGAAtaatggcaggaaaaaaaatgcaagtttaaaacaaacaagcaaacaaacaaacaaaaccttaaagTTTGCTCACTTCAGCTGTCCTGCCCACAGTATGATGCTTATATACAGGCTAGGAATTCGCAATGTCACTTTACTTATCCTCGTGTCCATTGCTTCTAGATATTGTATAAGGGCCTCATTGTGAAATGGAGTTTACATAAAAGGTGACCTTCAATCTAACCACTTAGTCAGCATTAATCAATAAACCAAGAGAGAACAACAGATCATATCCCAAGACTCATGATTACGATTTTGaaaattattgtatatatgtgtgtgtgggtaacTGTACATACCACTGTGAGGGTGGAGGTCAAAGACTGCTTGGAGTCAGGTCTCCTCTtcatcttttttggtttttcaaaacaggatttctctgtagatcttgctgtcctagaactctgcaGAGCAAGCTAGCCTAAAACTCCGAGATCTGTCTGCCttggccttccaagtgctgggattaaaggtgtgtaccactagcACACATCTCAGGCCTGGGGTAGAGTTCAGATCACGGTTGTGTGGTACTGTAACCCACCAAACCATCTTACTGGCCCACGAATGTTTTTAAAACCTTTCTTTTGTAATTATTCTGTGTATTGGTCTGGTGGCTGAAGTACATTAAAATGCTCTTACATTTTTAACACCTTTGTAACGAATACAATATCTATCTCAgtctttcattttacttttggtTTTCAACCTTAAAGACAAGTGACTTTGcctttcctttgtatttatttgtgtctcagctttttaaagaaagatttatcttttgttttttttatgtgcaCTTGTGGGGGTATATGCAATTATCTTTGAATGCCCACAGAATcctgaagagagcattggatctgCTGGAGTTGGACTTATAGGCTATTGTGACCCACCCAACCTGGGCACTGGGAAGTGAACTTAGCAAGTGCTCCttactgctaagccatttctccaccccATGACTCAGTTATATtaaatgtgcacatgcacatgaaagcCAAAGGACAACCTTGGCTGTCAGTTACTCAGGTGCTGtctatattttgttgttgttttggcagTCTTTCACTGGCTCCAAACTCATGAACCAAGCTAGGATGGCTGTACAGAGTCCCATGGTCTGTCTCCACCTACTCCAGCATTGGGTTATAAGGttgtgttacttttttttttttttacttgagttCTATGGTAAAAACCAGTTCTCCCTTCAAGTACTTTAGTTACTCAGTCCCTAATACTTGTGGTTActtttttcctctaattcttttaGAACCTGGCTTTCACAAGACTTCAACTGCGGTTGTTatgtgaaaaattaataaaagcttATTCTTGGTCCTAATGATAAGGATGATACAATGAAAAGGTCATGTTTACAGCTCTCAGAGCTGGATAAATGCCTTACTAGCCTCAGAATTCACACACAGAGCAAATAAATACCAAGAATTCAAAGAACCCTTAAAAGAGCTAATAAAATGAATAGAAGTCTAGCCAAAGAGCTCCAAATActcagtaaatatataaaatttatttatttcctcttcataCCAACTGTCAAAAATTAGAATTACTTTCTATTGTGGTATTTGACATTTACAGACATGTTTTATGTAATTCTGTTGCCCAGCttattatacataaaataggTTTCCAAATGCCTAGAAAATAGAGaccaacagaaatgaaaagaggagaCAAGGTACTCggctaccttttaaaaatgtttgtggtattttaaagaacaacaaaaaataatttatttgatgaaacaaatgaaatacaaatttcCTATGAGCAAATCCTATTTACAAAGTTTAATTTCATTAAGAACCTTTATTTTGatccttgtttttttcttattttgggaGTGGTGGGATCAAAGCCAAGGTGAAAAAGTTTGATAAGTGTTTGAAagcttattgttgttgttgtctttttgagacagggtgtagcCCTggtgtcttggaactctgtagaccaaagttagatctgcctgcctctgccgcctgagtactgggattaaaggcgtctgctaccaccacctgggctacttttatttatttatttatttatttatttatttatttatttatttatttatttatttagagacagggtttctctgtaacagtTTGACCATCCTGACACCTTGTaaaacaggctggctttgaactcaagagatcctcctgtttctgcatcctcagtgctgagattcaaagcatgtgccatcactgcccactAAAAATGAATTCTAACTAGCTTTATTCCctactctctctgcttctttctagCCCTTCGACATGCAGGTGTGCTGCACTGTGGAgataatatgtatacatagacACAAAAGTAGCATGCACTACATAGCCTAAATGAATGGTCTATCACAAAATACACATGGTTTGATGGTTTTAACGAACTTTATACTAAGTAACACTGTAGGCGAAAAGTTAGTGTTCACCAGTTGGTTTTAAATATACATCTCAATCATTTTTCCCCATTTATTAGGATTTATCAGGATGCAATCTTATGGAGTCTAGGAAGCACTGGTATTAATGGAAAACAAAGTTCAGTATATTGTAATGAAATACTGAGTTGACAGCAGGGAAAACAAGTCCACACAATTGGGTCTAAATGCCTAGACACTAGGAAAAGTAAGTAATTCTCCTCAGTCACTAGGATAGATTAAAAACAGTGACATCCTGGACAGCTGTCTGAAAATTCAAACATAATCGCAATCATGAAAACACAATCACcacctttttaaaatgagattaatTTGTACTCATGAGTCACTACTTCCCTTGTATCGCAACCTTCTCGGTGAGACCAATTCCAAAGGACAGATTTCAAAGGACAGAATTATATTCAAtcacaaagaatttttaacagaTAGAAACACCAGACTACATTAAAATGTAATCAGTTCATTCAAAATAAGTATCAAGCAGgttaaaatttgcatttaatgAAGAATAACACCAACATTAATCTTACTAGAAAAGATTACTacaattcatatattttattggaATAAATGGTATGGCCTTACTTATTTTTGACCAGAAAACTATTTATATCAGCATGGTATACTTGTTTTAATGAGCAATTAAAAGCTTGCAATAAAAGCTGAACAACATAAACATAAGGCAAAAATTACATGTTACACATCAGTTTCAAACTCTTCAAAATGACAATGGGTTTTAACATATAAAGATAATTCAATTTAAACTGTTGAATATGAAAGAATAACTGAAGGTCCCTTCTGAGCCAATGGGAAAGCTAACACTCTTTAATCTACTTACTAGAAAACAGCTAAAGAATCTAAAAGAATGTATAAAAATCAGCCAGAAAAATCAGTGGCACACACACTTCTCTAATttcagcaattgggaggcagataggcagggagatctctgcaattcaaggccagtctggtatcCGTAGTGAGTTCCTagagagactatgtctcaaagaaaaccaaaaaccaacaaacccaacaaacaacaacaacaacaacaacaacaaacccaaaagaaaacaacaggacAAAAATCACATTTGGGGCTGATGAcaaggctcagtgagtaaaggtgcttgctaagGAAGTCTGGTAGGGAAGCAACTCTTGAATGTTCTCCATACCTGTGCTgtggcagacacacacaaacatacttgtacaaaataaataataaaataccaaaaacttattggaagaaaatatacattaaaactacaaaatataaaatctatgtAAGAATGTTACTCACAAGTATGCACCTAAATGTAAAGAAACtgcaaaataattaatattatcaAAAAAGAACATGCCATAAAATAACAGCCTGAAAAATACTAACAGCAAGTATACCTTCATAACTTTACAGGAAACAAGATTATTCAAAATATACCTAAAGATTAAATATACTGGATGATTACAAATACATTTGAATTCAACAAATCTCACACAGCCTTCTAACAAAAGAAATTGCATtacttgttttgaaaaacagCAGCCATTAAATTGAAATTCAATTAATTTACCAAACAGACTTTTATCACCAAAATTCAAGTGGTTTCTTTATACAGTTGCTACTGTTGTTCCTTACAGTGTGTCTTGGGGGCTTTCTGTGGGCTCAATTTCCTGTTCTGCCCCAGTTTTCCTGCCACTGAAGAAACAGTCaggtgaaatatttattttatttgctaaaCCATACTTAAAaagtttttcagttatttttaagtaaatgcttaagaatagaacaaaaataaaatcatttattacAGTTTTAGTGTATTTCAGGTTTTAATTAATAGTGTACAAAAAAATTGCCTGTTTCTTCACATTTCTTGCTTATACAATATTGAACTACATGAAAAAATGTAATGActcttatttaaaatgtacaattttcttttattttgtacaaTGACAATTTCACTTGGTTAGAAATTGTACTTCTTAAATCTCTCAAGCATTGCTCAAACCCTTCAGGTAGCCTAAGGTTTATTGAATGTTGTAATTCTCTAAACTTCCATTGCCCTAGTGTTAGactaaaaggcatgcaccaacaagCCTGGTACAACAGGTTTTATATCCTATGTATACTTGCAATGTAACTAAAAATTACACAATTGCTCATATTCTCTTGGtttctctccatatttccttcttttcttatgATAACAGCAAGCTGGATACAAAGACTCTCAAATGATTTACATTGGTTTAAGTTCTATCCACTGGATTTCTTTTCACTGTGAGTTCTTTCATGTTGGTGAAGATATGTAGAACAtgtgaaggctttcccacattgcTTACATAcatatggtttctctccagtgtggtttctttcatgtatttgaagGGATTTTGAAAAAGTGAATGCATGCccacattgtacacacacatagggtttttctccagtgtgaattctttcATGATTGTAACAAGCCCTATGTTGgatgaaggctttcccacattgcTTACATgaataaggtttctctccagtgtgaattctttcatgtttgtGAAGGTATGTGGAACATGTAAATGCTTTTCCACACTGCTTACAAAcatagggtttttctccagtgtgaattctctCATGAATGTAACAGGCACTGGAATAGGTGAAGGCTTTTCCACAATGTTTGCAGgagtaaggtttctctccagtgtgaattctttcATGGATCAGAAGCTGAGAGGAACGAATGAATGCTTTCCCACACTGCTTACAAACATAGtgcttctctccagtatgagttCTTTCATGATTGTTACGGGTTGTGGGATCACTGAAGGCTTTTCCACAGTGCTTACAtaaataaggtttctctccagtgtgaattctttcatgtttGCGAAGGTATGAAGAACGTCCAAATACTTTCCCACACTGCTTACATGCATAAAGTTTTTCTCGGGTGTGACTTCTTTCATGTTGGAGAAGGTGGTAAGAATGAATGCATGCTTTCCCACATTGTTTACACACATAAGGTCTGTCTCCAGTATGAGTTCGTTCATGGTTATAACAGGCCCTTGGATGAATGAAAGCTTTCCCACAATATTTACACGCAAATGTCTTCTCTCTGGTATGAATTTTATAATGTTTGATAAGGTGACTGGAATTAACAAAGGCTTCTCCACACTGCTTACACACAAATGGTTTTTCTCCAGTTTGTATTTTTTCATATGACTGACCATAACTACATGTCATGAGAGCTGTTTCAAGTTGCTTGTATTCATGGAGGTTACCACCAGTATGTGTTGTCTCATAATCTTGATCAGAAGTGAGACTCCTGCAGGGGTCATTAGACTGTTTATTTCCATATGGTTTCTCTTTGGAAGGATTCTCATGGGTAAGAAAAGACTCAGAATATGCAAAATCTTTCCAATATTTCTTATGCTTAATAGGCTTTTCCATACATTTCTGATACTCATATGGTTTCTCTACAGTTAGTACTCTGAGGTGCACATCTGATTGTGAAAGACCAATGACATCATTTTTACTTGCACTGTTTTCATATACTACTATTCCAGGAGGTATGTACTTATGCTTAACGATATGCTCTTGAATCTGTTGGTGCGTTTCTCTATACTGAATACCACGTTCAAATTCATAGAATCCTTCAACCATGAGAgtgctgggaaagaaaaaaaaaaaaaaagaacagtactAGTACTATAGTCTTATGGCTAGCCCGAGAAGTGTTGGAGGCTAGGTTTGCCACACTTGTTATTGTAATACTTAGAGCGTAAAGGTTGAAGaactgcaagtttgaggtcaacctgagcCACAAAGAAAGACCTCATATTAAGGGAAAACAATTTATAAACCTGAAAGGACTGAACACTGAGCTACAGGCCCTGAGGACATAATACAATCTTCTTAATTTCTCTAATATCATTGCTGTCTCCTAAAATAATCCACACATAGATTTACAAAAAGAATGGTGAAAAACACTGTAGATACACAGTGGTTTATTTTGCTCATTTCACGCTTTGTTCTTTACTTATCCTTATTTCATGGCTAGCTAATATCTTTCCCAATTCATCAAAATTGAATGTTCACTATGCAAAATGATGAGGGTCAGGTTTTATGGAATTGACATAgttgaatatttttaatggaattttatGAAGGTGTGTCACAATATatcccaatatattttatattcaaagtctaagaatatattaaataatttcataCTCAAAGGAAAAGTTTCTGTATAACGAGAGAATTGAAAAATGTCTCATACAGTGTAAAGTAGCAGGATATTGTATAACATTCCATTACAGAGTTAGGATTCCCCAATTCTGAATGGTCAAATTCAGTGCAGTTCACATTAAGCAAATTTGTAAATTTGGATTATTTACTTGGGTCTAAGATTTCCTATAACTTTCAAGTATTTGATGtaaattccttttctttgagCATACATTACCTCGGATTTCTCCTAATATTTTGGTAATCTTCAATATTGTCTTCCTCAGTTTTCCCTGAAAGGTAAACCCAAAGAAAGTATTATTCAACATTACATTAAAAATCATTACATTCTAGTTTCCCCCACACCCTGTAGTACAATGTAACAAGACATGCAATATTCACCAACATCTTTCAGTATTTCAAATTATTCAAGTACACAGATCAATAAGAAACAGTTATTTTTCTGAATGAACAAGGAAAAGTTATCATGCTGTATTGTTACCTATGGAGATCAGGTTGCTAAAGGTCTCCTTCATCACATCTCTGTAGAGCTCCTTTTGATAAGAATCCAGCAGAGCCCACTCTCCTAAGGTGAAGTTCACAGCCACATCCTCGAAGGTCACTGGTTCCTAAAGTAATCCACATACATTTACAAGACTAATGGTAGAAAAACCTGGAAACACAGTGTGACTTGACTGCTTTACTTCATGATTTGTTCTTCATATATTCCCTATGCATCATGGTTGACATTACTTTTAGTATTTATAAATAGTAAATactcattttctatttattctaaCTCTCACACTGTCACACAGTTCTGATGCTAATATGGAACAATATGATAAATGAACACCAGAACATGACTATCTCTTGTGATGCTAGCCTCAGTATTCTCTGAATCCTGCATCTTTATTAATTTGGAATACATTAGAGTAGACACCAGCTCTAGTGAGCCTAAATGTTAGTAGAAATGTCTATTTGTCAATAATAGTTAATTATGAAAACTGAGGACACTCACTGGAATAGATACAACCAGCTTAATGGTAAAGGGGGAATCCCCGCCATGCAATGCTTTATAACAATGTAGTATTTTAAGTACTCCTAGTATCTTTCCAACTTTTTGCCTATTTCTGACATGCTAAGAGATTGTCTCTGATCAAAACCCAATGGAAATCTGGTTGAACTCTTTCTTATCAAGACTGAGaatatgccaggcatggtgacacatgcctttaatgccataCTCAAGGGgcacaagtagatctctgtgaattcaaggtcagtcttgcttacatagcaaattccaggacccCTAGCACTACCTAGTAAAACCTtgaccaaaaagaagaaaggaaggaaggaaggaaggaaggaaggaaggaaggaaggaaggaaggaaggaaggaaaaaggaaggaaaggagggaaggaagggaggaagaaaggaagaaagagactgagaatGTCAGCcccaaacaaaatatttttatcaactcCA
This portion of the Mus pahari chromosome 18, PAHARI_EIJ_v1.1, whole genome shotgun sequence genome encodes:
- the LOC110335397 gene encoding zinc finger protein 709-like — encoded protein: MEPVTFEDVAVNFTLGEWALLDSYQKELYRDVMKETFSNLISIGKTEEDNIEDYQNIRRNPSTLMVEGFYEFERGIQYRETHQQIQEHIVKHKYIPPGIVVYENSASKNDVIGLSQSDVHLRVLTVEKPYEYQKCMEKPIKHKKYWKDFAYSESFLTHENPSKEKPYGNKQSNDPCRSLTSDQDYETTHTGGNLHEYKQLETALMTCSYGQSYEKIQTGEKPFVCKQCGEAFVNSSHLIKHYKIHTREKTFACKYCGKAFIHPRACYNHERTHTGDRPYVCKQCGKACIHSYHLLQHERSHTREKLYACKQCGKVFGRSSYLRKHERIHTGEKPYLCKHCGKAFSDPTTRNNHERTHTGEKHYVCKQCGKAFIRSSQLLIHERIHTGEKPYSCKHCGKAFTYSSACYIHERIHTGEKPYVCKQCGKAFTCSTYLHKHERIHTGEKPYSCKQCGKAFIQHRACYNHERIHTGEKPYVCVQCGHAFTFSKSLQIHERNHTGEKPYVCKQCGKAFTCSTYLHQHERTHSEKKSSG